In Bradyrhizobium paxllaeri, the genomic stretch CGGCCGCCAAGGCGACCGGATGCGACGCCATTCATCCGGGCTATGGCTTCCTCAGCGAGAATGCTGCGCTCGCCCGGCGCTGCATCGAGGAGACCATCGTTTTCGTCGGGCCGTCGCCCGAGGCGCTGGAGCTGTTCGGCGACAAGGCGCAGGCCAAGGCGCTGGCCAGGCAATGTGGCGTGCCTGTTATCGAGGGCACCAGCGGGCCGACCAGCCTGGAGGAGGCCAAAGCCTTCCTGCAGTCGTTGGGCGCCGGCGGTGCCGTCATGATCAAGGCGATCGCCGGCGGCGGCGGCCGCGGCATGCGGATCGTCGACGATCCGGCGCGGCTGGAGGAGGCCTATGTGCGCTGCCAGTCCGAGGCCAAGGCTGCCTTCGGCAGTGACGGCGTCTATGTCGAGCGTCTCATTCGCAATGCCCGTCATATCGAGGTGCAGATCATCTGCGATCACCACGGCGCGATCAGCCATTTGTGGGAGCGCGAATGCACCATCCAGCGCCGTAACCAGAAGCTCATTGAGGTCGCGCCGAGCCCGTCGCTGAACGATGCCTTGCGCACGCGCATCATCGACGCCGCCAAGGACCTCGCGGCCGCCGCCAATTACGACAATCTCGGCACTTTCGAATTCCTCGTCGACAACGATGCCCGGGGCAGCGACAAGGCGTTCGCCTTCATCGAGGCCAATCCGCGGCTGCAGGTCGAGCATACCGTCACCGAGGAGGTGCTCGGGCTGGATCTCGTGCAGTCGCAGCTTGCGGTCGCGGCCGGCGCGACACTCGGCTCGCTCGGCCTCGCGCAGGGCTATATCCCGCGCCCGCGCGGCTTTGCGATGCAGCTCCGCGTCAACATGGAGGCGATGGACGAGACCGGCGGGACGAAACCGACCGGTGGTAGGCTGGACGTATTCGACTTGCCGTCCGGTCCGGGCGTTCGCGTCGATACGTTTGGCTACTCCGGTTACCGCACCAGCGCCGCCTTTGACTCGCTGCTCGCCAAGGTGATCGTGCATTCGCCTGGAGGTAACTGGACCGACGTGGTGCACAAGGCCACGCGCACGCTGCGCGAGTTCCGGATCGATGGCGTCGCCACCAACATCCCCTTCCTCGCGGCGATTTTGGCGCATCCGGATTTTGCCGAGAACCGTCTCAGCACCGGCTTCATCGACAAGCATGTCGCCGCCCTGGTCGGCGAGGCCAACACGACGGCGGAGACGGAACTGGTCGAATCCGGCAGCGCTGCCGATGACGAGACGCTCGCGGCCGCGGTGGCCGCATCGGCAACCGGCCCGGCAGGTTCGGTCGCGGTGCCGGCGCCGCTGCAAGGCACGATCGTCGCTGTTGACGTCGAGGAGGGAGACCTCGTTCGCCCCGGCCAGCAGATCGCCGTGCTCGAATCCATGAAGATGGAGCATCTGGTCACGGCGCCGCATGGCGGCCGGGTGTTGCAGATCGCAGCCGGCGCCGGCGTGACGCTGATGCAGGACGAGGCGATCCTCTATCTCGAACCGGCCGAACTCGACGCCCATGATATCGCGGAGGATGAGGATTTCGACCTCGATCACATTCGTCCGGATCTCGCTGAACTGATCGAGCGTCACGCCATCACGCTGGACGAGAACCGTCCGGCGTCGGTCGAACGCCGCCGCAAGACCGACCAGCGCACGGCGCGCGAAAACGTCGCCCATCTCGTCGACGAAGGCTCCTTTGTCGAATATGGCTCGCTCGCCATCGCTGCGCAGCGCCGCCGCCGCACGGTCGATGATCTCATCCGCAACACGCCGGCCGACGGCCTGATCTCCGGCGTCGCCACCGTGAACGCCGAAAAATTCGGCGCGGATGCCGCCCGCTGCATGGTGATCGCCTACGACTACACCGTGCTCGCCGGCACCCAGGGACATATGAACCACAAGAAGATCGACCGCATGCTCAGCCTGGCCGAGCAATGGCGGTTGCCGCTGGTGTTTTACGCCGAGGGTGGCGGCGGCCGACCCGGCGACACCGACCGGCTCGGCATGACCGGTCTCGATGGGCCGTCCTTCGTGCAGTTCGCAAAACTCTCAGGTCTCGTGCCGGTGATCGGCATCGTTTCCGGCTATTGTTTTGCCGGCAATGCCGCGATGCTCGGTTGCTGCGACGTCATCATCGCCACGAACAACGCCTCGATCGGGATGGGGGGACCTGCGATGATCGAGGGCGGTGGCCTTGGCGTCTATCATCCGGCCGAGGTCGGGCCGGTGTCGTTCCAGTCGCCGAACGGTGTGATCGACATCCTTGTCGAGGACGAGGCGGAAGCGACGAGCGCGGCGCAAAAGTACCTGTCGTATTTTCAGGGCGCGGTCGCCGACTGGAAGGCGCCGGACCAGCGCCTGTTGCGCCGCGCGATCCCGGAGAACCGCCTGCGCGTCTACGACATCCGCAATGTCATCGATCTTCTCGCCGACGAAGGCTCGGTGCTGGAAATCCGCCGGGATTTCGGCGTCGGCATGATCACCGCATTCATTCGCATCGAAGGCAGACCGTTCGGCCTGATCGCCAACAATCCAAAGCATCTCGGCGGCGCGATCGATGCGCCGGCCGGCGACAAGGCCGCGCGCTTCATGCAACTTTGCGATGCCTTCGATATCCCGATCGTCTCGCTATGCGACACGCCGGGCTTCATGGTCGGGCCCGAAGCCGAGAAGACCGCGATCGTGCGCCATGTCGCGCGCATGTTTGTGACCGGCGCGAGCCTGACCGTGCCGCTGTTCGGCATCGTGCTGCGCAAGGGTTATGGCCTGGGTGCGCAATCCATGATCGGCGGCGGCTTCCACGCCTCGTTCTTCACGGTGGCCTGGCCGACCGGCGAGTTCGGCGGCATGGGGCTGGAGGGTTATGTGCGCCTCGGCTTCCGCAAGGAGATGGAAGCGATCGAGGACCCGGCCGAGCGCGAGGACTATTACAAGTCCAAGGTCGCCGAACTCTACGCCAACGGCAAGGCAGTCTCGATCGCCTCGGTGCTGGAGATCGACGAGGTGATCGACCCCGCCGACACGCGGCAGTGGATCATGGCGGGCCTGCGCTCGGTGCCGAAGCCGGATAGCCGCGCGGCGAAGAAGCGGCCGTGCATCGACGCGTGGTAGCTCTTCGTAGGGTGGGCAAAGGCGCAATAGCGCCGTGCCCACCATCTATCGTCGAGCACGCTTTTTGATGGTGGGCACGCTATCGCTTTGCCCACCCTCATATGAGGCCTTTTGAGTCAAGCATCCCGACAGGGCTTGGATGTGATTTTTACGTTCGGTGGAGCGGCGGCGCGCGGAGCCATGCGTAGCGCAGCGTGCCGCCGCGGTCGGTGCGCTCAGGGACTGGCTTCCGGCGATTTATGCAGTTGCTCACTGCATCACCTCATATCCGGTCGGACCGCTGTGATCCGCACCCACATTCCGCATGCATGCGGCGAGGAAGCCACGAGGATGAGACCCATCTACGAAACAGCCTGTTTGCTGGCCCAAGGGTGGCACGGTCACCATCCATCCCGCGCTGACCGCGGCAGATGCCGCGACGCTGACGCGTTCGTTGAAAGTGTTTAGATCTTTACAGCCTTGAGCACCGCGCCTTCCGGCACGAGACCGGTCGTGAGGTAGCGCCACAGCGCCACCATCAGCTTGCGCGCCAGGGCGACGATGGCGACGCGCTTGATGCGCTTGCCGGCATCGAGCGTGCGCTTGCGGTACTCCAGGGTCAGCTTGCTGTCCGGCTGATGCCGCAGCCACAGCCAGGCCAGTTCGATCGCGGCACAGCGGGCGCGCGGATTGCCCGCCTTGCTGATGCCCTGGTCGCGGTCGATGCCGCCGCTCCGCCACGGACTGGGCGTCAGCCCGAAATAGCTCCCGACCTCGCGGCGATTGCGGAAGTCCTTGTAGAACACCTCGCTGGTCAGCGTCGTCGCGAACGCCGGGCCGAGACATTTGAGCCGGCGCAGCAGTTCGCTGCGCCGGGTCATCTCGGCTTCCGCAGGCATTGGCTCCGCTGCGGCCGCCTCCTGCGCGAGCGCATCGAGCCGATCGCGCACCAGCATCAGCCGCGCGTGCTCGTGTCGGATCTCGCTCAGCATCCGCGGCGGCACCGCCTGGCCTTGCCAATCCCGCTGCGTTGCCAGCCAGCTCAGCCAGTCGCGCCGCCGCGGGTTCCCGACCGCCATGCCCCGCAGCCGCAGCAGTGCCTTGATCCGGTTGGTGTGAGCGGTTTGCTCCTTGATCAGCCGGTCGCGTTCGCGGCTGCCGCGGCGCGCGTCCTCCTGTTCGGCTGCAGGCACCCGGACGATCCGCACCACCCGCGGCTCGCCGCGCAGATACGCCATCAGCGTGCGCAGCATCCGCTCGCCATCGATCCGGTCGGTCTTCACCCGCCGCGCCCGCTGGTCCACCGCAATGCTGGCGGGATCAAACACGTAGTTCGTGATGCCGGCCGCCAGCAGCAGCCGGTGCAGCCAGAACCCGTCGTGGCCCGCCTCGTAGCAGCTCGCCACCGCCGGAACGCCTCCCAGCGCTCGAGCCGCCCGCTCCCGAACCCGACCCACCAACGCCAACAGCTCGGCATGATCGCCACCCTCCAGCTTGTGGTGCGATATCTTGTCCTTGTCCGGGCTGTGCAGCGCGACCCGCCAGCTCCGCTGGCTCAGTTCGATTGCAACGAAAATTGTGCCAATATGGCCGGCGGTGGGCGTGGCTACGGTGGATGCTTGCATCTGACTCTCCGAGGGGTTCGAGTGTGGAAACCCAAACCTTATCGGAAAGGCCACGCTCACCGCCTCATGGAATCTACGGACTGCGGTGCTCGCAATGACGGTGGACGGTTTGACGCTCGCCGCAAGAAAACGCTATCCCAACCTCAACTCATCATATCCCTTCGCCGCCACCTCGTCGCACCTGGCACGGTACGCCGGCGCACTGCCGCTGTAGCGGGCGACGATGCGGGTCTGCTTGCCTTCGACGTTGGAATTGATGCCGGTCATCCAGGAATTGACCTCGTTGGACAGCAGGCCTTCGCCGAGCGCCTTGACGTGGTCGGTCCAGGATTTCACGCCCTCCGGCGTCGCCTCCAGCCGCGTCAGTCCCTTTTCCGTCGCGAACACGATCAGCCCGGTCACCCAGTCGACGCTGTATTCGATGCTGCGCGGAATGTTGCCGAGTGCCGTGTGCGGCCCCATCAGCATCAACATGTTCGGAAACTCATGCACCATGATGCCAAGATAGGTTTCAGGCCCGCGCTTCCACTTGTCCTTCAGCCGCGCGCCATCTGCGCCGCGAAAATCGATCTTGTCGAAGCTGCCGGTGATGGCATCGAAGCCGGTCGCGTAGATGATGATGTCGAACTCGTACTCCCGATCGCTCGTCCTGATTCCGTCCGGCGTGATCCGTTCGATCGGCGTTTCGTTGATATCGACCAGCTCGACATTGTCCTGGTTGTAGACCTCGTAATAGAAAGTCTCGAGCGGCAGCCGGCGCGTGCCGAAACCGTGATTCCTGGGGATCAGCTTTTCCGCCACCGCCTGATTCTTTACCCTCTGGCGAATCTTGCGCGCAACGAAGTCGGAGATCGTCGCGTTCGCCTTGCGGTCGATCAGTATGTCCCTGAAATTGCCCTGCCAGATGCCGAAACCGCGTTCGCCGTAAAGCTTCTCGTAAAACGCTTCGCGCTCCTCGTCCGACACCTCGAACGCGCCGCGCGGATCGGGCGTGTGCAGGAAGCAGGCAAAGGTCTCCTTGCAGCGCGCGAACATTTCCGGATAGCCCGCCTTGATCTTCGCCTGCGTCTCGGCGTCGATCTTGCCGTTGTGCAGCGGCGCGCACCAGTTCGGCGTGCGCTGGAACACGGTGAGATGGCCGACCTGTCCGGCAATGGTCTGGATGGTCTGCACGCCGGTGGCGCCGGTGCCGATTACGGCGACGCGCTTGCCGGAAAAGTCCACCGGCTGCTTCGGCCATCGCGCGGTGTGGAACGAGGCACCCCTGAAATCGTCGCGGCCCTCGATCCGCGGCAGCGTCGGCGTCGACAATGGCCCGATCGCCGTGATCAGGAAGCGCGCGCTGTGCCTGGCGCCATCCTCCAGTGTGATGGTCCAGCTCTGTGTTTCCTCCGCGTACACCGCGGTCGTCACCCGGCTGCGCAACTGGATATCGCGGCGCAGGTCGAACTTGTCGGCGACATGATTGAGGTAGCGCAGCGTTTCCGGCTGGCCGGCAAAGTGCTCCGACCACTCCCATTCTTGCAGCAGCTCCTTGGAGAACGAGTAGCCGTAGGAATAGCTCTCGGAATCGAAGCGCGCGCCGGGATAGCGGTTCCAGTACCAGGTGCCGCCGACCTCGGTGCCGGCCTCGAACACCCGCACGCGCAAACCCCGTTCGCGCAAGCGATAGAGCTGGTACAGGCCCGACATGCCCGCACCGATGATGATGGCGTCGAAATCCGGAATCGGCGTCGCTCCCGTGTTGATCGTTTGCGCCAAGGCTATCCGCTCCCGCGCTCGCGGACAAACCCCGCATGGACGCGTGGCAGGGTTGCTGGTTTGCCGCCAGCCGGCCCCCGTCGGCTTTACTCGCGACCGCATCTGCCCCTATCGTCAGAGGTATGGAGCGCCCGGCAAGCGCCGACGGCAGGAGGGGAGGGAAACGATGGCTGAGGCGCTGCGCAAGCTGGCCTCGATCGACGTCAGCGATCCCCACCTCTATCAGGACGACATTTGGCGCCCGCTGTTCGCGCAATTGCGCCGCGACGATCCCGTGCATTATTGCGAGGCCTCGCCGTTCGGGCCGTATTGGTCGGTGACGCGCTACGACGACATTTTTGCAGTCGAGCTCGATCACGAGAATTATTCGTCGAGTTCGGAGCTCGGCGGTATTCAGGTGGCCGACCAGCCCAAGGGCCGGGAGATCTCCAATTTCATCCGGATGGACCCGCCCGGTCACACCGCGCAGCGACGCACCGTCGCGCCGATCGTGGCGCCGTCGAATCTCGCCAATTTCGAGCCGCTGATCCGCAAGCGGACCTCGGACGTGCTGGATGCGCTGCCGCGCAACGAGACCTTCGACTGGGTCGAGCGGGTCTCGACCGATCTCACCAACATGATGCTGGCGACGCTGTTCGATTTTCCCTGGGAAGATCGCATGAAGCTGACCTGGTGGTCGGATGTCGCGATCGCCAATGTCGATTCGCCTGATGCCGTGGTGCATTCGGAAGCCGAGCGTTACGATGAACTGGCCAGGATGGGAGAGTATTTCCGGAAATTGTGGGACGCGCGTGCCGAGGCGTCGCCGACCTTCGACCTGATCTCGATGCTGGCGCATTCGGAGGCGACACGAAACCTGCAACCGCGCGAATTCATCGGCACGATGGCGCTTCTGATCGTCGGCGGCAACGACACCACGCGCAATTCGATGAGCGGCGGGTTGATGGCGCTTTGCGAGAATCCCGAGCAGTTCGAACTGGTCCGCGCCCGGCGCGAATTGATCCCGAACCTCGTCTCCGAAATCATCCGCTACCACACGCCGGTGCTGCACATGCGCCGCACCGCGCGCAACGACGTCAAACTCGCCGGCCGCAGTATCGCCAAGGGCGAGAAGGTCGTGATGTGGTACATCTCCGGCAACCGCGACGAGAGCAAGATCGACCGCGCCGACGAATTCATCATCGACCGCCCCAAGCCGCGCCAGCATCTTTCCTTTGGCGCCGGCATCCACCGCTGCGTCGGCGACCGCCTCGCCGAACAGCAAATCCGCATCCTCTGGGAGGAAATATTGGCAAGAGACCTTCGTTTTGAAATCATGGGCTCGCCGCAGCGTCTCTATTCAAATTTCATCCGCGGCATCCGCTCGCTGCCGGTGAGGATTGTGAATTGATGATTTACGTCGTCATTCCGGGATGGTCCGAAGGACCAGACCCGGAATCTCGAGATTCCGGGTTCGCTTCGCGCCCCGGAATGACGGAATGAAAGCCTGAGGAAAAATAATGAAGAACGATCCCGTTGACGTCCTCATCATCGGCGCCGGCGCATCCGGTGCGGCGGTGGCGTGGAGTCTCGCCGAAACCAAGATGCACATCCTCTGCCTCGATCAGGGCGGCTGGATGAAACCGTCGGAATATCCGAGCACCGGGCGCGACTGGGAGGCAAAATTCTACGGCGAGTGGTCGACCAGTCCGAACATCCGCGGCCGGCCGGAGGACTATCCGATCAACGACGACAACTCGCCGATCAAGGTCGTGAACTTCAACGGCGTCGGCGGCTCGACGGTGATGTACACCGCGCACTGGCCGCGGCTGCATCCGTCCGACTTCAAGGTGAAGACGCTGGATGGCGTCGCCGATGACTGGCCGATCGATTACGACGCACTCACCCCGTTCTTCGAAGAGAACGACCGGATGATGGGCGTCTCGGGCCTGTCGGGTGATCCGCTGTCGCCGTTGACGCACCCGCCGATGCCGCCGCAGCCGCTCGGGCTCTCCGGCCCGCTGATCGGCAAGGCCATGAACAAGCTCGGCTGGCACTGGTGGCCGTCGGACACGACCGTGGCGACGATGGATTACGAGGGCAGGGCGCGCTGCATCAATCTCGGCCATTGCACGCCGGCCTGCGCGCAGGGCGCAAAGGCCTCGACCGACATCACCTATTGGCCGCAGGCGATCCGCGCCGGCGTCGAGCTCAAGACGCATTGCCGCGTGCGTGAGATCCTGACCAACGAGCACGGTATGGCTTCCGGCGTCGTCTACTACGACCAGGATGGCGTCGAGCAGTTTCAGCCGGCCGAGGTCGTCATAATCGCCTGCAACGGCGTCGGCACGCCGCGGCTGCTGTTGAACTCGGTGTCCGGCCGCTTCCCGAACGGGCTTGCCAACTCATCCGGCCTGGTCGGCAAGAACCTGATGTTCCATCCCTATGCGCAGATCTATGGCTTCGTGAAGGAGCCGACCGACTCCAACCGCGCGCCGCCGACCTGCCTCTGGAGCAAGGAATTTTACGACACCGATCTCTCGCGCGGTTTTGTTCGCGGTTACGGCATCCAGTTCGGCCGTGGCGCCGGGCCGGTGTTCGAAGCTGTTGCGAGCGAGCAGAAGGGTATTCTGCCGTGGGGCGCAGATCATCACCGCGTGTTCCGCAAGCTGAATGGCCATCGGCTCGCGGTATCAGCGATCTGCGAGGATCTGCCCGAGGAGCACAACCGCGTCACGCTTGATCCTGTTCTGAAAGACAGCCACGGCATCCCCGCGCCGAAGATCGATTATACGATCAGCGAAAACAGCCGGAAGATGATGGACCATGGGCTGGCGCGGGGCCGGGAGATTCTCGAAGCCGCTGATGCCACCGATATCTGCATCAACAATCCGATTCCCTGGGGCGGCTGGCACCTGCAGGGCACCGCGCGGATGGGCACCGATCCGGCGCGCTCGGTGGTCAATGAATGGGGGCGGTCGCACGACGTCAAAAACCTTTTCATCGTCGACGGCAGCGTGTTCGTCACCTCCGGCGGCGTCAATCCGACCTCGACCATCCAGGCGATTGCGCTCTACGTCGCCGACCAAATGAAGCAACGCCTTGCCAACCTCTTCGATTGAGACCGCCATGCTCGCAACATATGAACTGACTTCGGCCCAGCGCGACGATCTCCGTACCGTCGCTGCGATGATCATCCCCGCCAGCGATGAGTACAAGGTGCCCGGCGCTGACGATCCCACGATCCAGGCCGACATGCTGGCGACGCTCGGCCGCGACACCGCGCTGGTCGCGCAAGCGCTCGATCATCTTGCGCGCCTCGCCGGCCAACCGCTGGCCGAACTCGATGCGGCCAGGCGCGATGCCGTCGCGACCGAGTTCCGCGCTACCGGCGGCGCTGCGGCGGCAACGCTCGTCCGCGTCGTGCTGCAATGCTATTACCGCGACGACCGTGTGCTGCGCTCGCTCGGGCTGGAGCTGCGCGCGCCGTTCCCGAAGGGCTACACGCTGGAGCAGGGCAACTGGGCGCTGCTCGATCCCGTCAAGGCGCGCGCAGGGAAGCTGAGGCGGGCGCCTAAAGCATGATGGAATTAGATTGAATCGCGACCACGAAGGAGGTGCGCTCCCTCTCCCGCTTGCGGGGGAGGGCTGGGGTGGGGGTGCCTCCGCGGGCGATACTGCCCGAGTGGAGAGAGCCCCCACCCGACACTTCGCGCCGACCTCCCCCGCAAGCGGGAGAGGTAAAGCCCTCTGCGGCGAACATGGTCTAACCCAAAGATCATCATGCTCTAGCAGGCCAGCCCTGCGCCCGTCGCAGACACCTTGCGCAAGCGGTTCCCGGCCACCATCTGAGGAAGCCGAAGGAATCTCGCCATGCTGGATTTTACCTCAGATATCGCCGATGACGGGCTGTCATCGCGGACGGCCGAGCCTGCCCGCGATAACGACCGGGTTCTGCTCGATGCCTATTCCAATGCTGTGATCGACGTGACCGAACGCGTTGGTCCCGCGGTCGTGCGCGTCGAAACCGGGCCGAAGGTGCGCAGCGCGCGCGAGCGCGGCGGGCTTGGCTCCGGCATCGTCATCTCGCCCGATGGCCTCGTGCTGACCAACAGCCATGTGGTCGGTTCATCGAAAGAGATCCGCCTGCGCGATACCGAAGGCTTCGTCACCGACGCGCATGTGCTCGGCGTCGATCCCGACACCGATCTGGCGCTGTTGCGCGCCGATGGCGCGCGCGATCTGCGCTACGCCTCACTCGGCAATTCCAAGAGCCTGCGCCGCGGCCAGCTCGTGGTCGCGATCGGCAATCCGCTCGGTTTCGAATCGACGGTCACCGCCGGCGTCGTGTCGGCGCTCGGCCGCTCGATCCGCTCGGTGAGCGGGCGGACCATCGAGGACGTGATCCAGACCGACGCCGCGCTCAATCCCGGCAATTCCGGCGGGCCGCTGGTGTCGTCGGCATCGGAGGTGATCGGCATCAACACCGCGATCATCAATGGCGCGCAGGGCATCTGCTTTGCGGTCGCCAGCAACACTGCGCAGTTCGTGCTGTCCGAGATCATCCGCCACGGCTACGTCCGGCGCGCCTATATCGGCGTCGCCGGCCAGACCGCGCCGATCCCGCGGCGTCATGCCGTGGTCGCCGGTGTCGACAACAAGATGGGCGCATTGCTGGCGCAGATCGAGCCGGACAGTCCGGCCGCGCAGGCGGGGTTGCTGCCCGGCGATGTCGTGATCAAGCTCGACGGCGTCGAGATCAACGGCGTCGACGATCTGATCCGCGCCCTCGACCGCGACCGCATCGGCCGCACGCTCGCGATGGATGTGTTGCGGATGGGACGGTTGCGCGGGGTCGATATTCATCCGGTCGAGCGGAAGCCGGCTGCGAGGCAGTAGTTATTGCCGCAACGCCGCCAGCAACTCGTCGGGCGCCTCAGTCATGATCATGTGGCCGGCGCCCGGCACAATCACGGTGCGTGAATTCGGCGTCGCCGCCGCGAGCGTCTTGCCGGCCTTCGCAGGCGTCATCATGTCGCGCTCGCCGAGAATGAAGGTCGCGGGCACCTTGACTTGCGCTGCGGCCGCAAGCGCGTTCTGATAAGTGTTGCAGGCGTTGAGATCGCTGTACAGCACGCCCGGCCGGGTCTGCTGCAGCACGCGCTGCGCGCCCTGATGCATCCACAGTCCCGGCGCGAGGCTGCCGCCGAGTTCGGCCTTGAAGCCGAGGCCCCAGATCGAGACCATGTCGATGGCATCGGGATTGTTGACCTCGGCGGCCTTGAGCAGGTCGGGGCCGACGGTCATCGTCGCGGCAGTTCCGATCAGGCTCAGGCCGGACACCTTGTCGGGATGTCGCGCGGACATCTCCAGTGCGATCAACGAGCCCATCGAGTGCCCGATCAGCTTCGCCTTCGGCGCACCGGCGGCATCGAGCAGCGCGGCGGTCCAGTCGGCCATGTCGGCGATGGTTGGCAGCGGGCTGCCGCCCGAGCGGCCGTGTCCGGGCAGATCGGGCGCGAGCACCGAATAGTCATGATGTGCGAACCAGCGGCTGTGCAGCGCCCAGGTCGAACGATCGAAGCCGGCGCCATGTAGCATCACGACCGCAGGCAGCGACGGATCGAACGGACGGCCGCCGGTCGCAACGAACGTATCAACGCCATTGACGGAGAGCTGCATGGTTCAAACCTTCTGCGATGCGCGGAGCGCCTGGCCGAGATCGTCGATGATGTCGGACACGGTTTCGATGCCGACCGACAGCCGCACCAGCTCCTCGCCGATTCCTGCAGCCTTGAGCTGGTCTGCATCCATCTGTTGATGCGTGGTGCTGGCGGGATGGATCACCAGTGTCTTGGCGTCGCCGACATTGGCGAGGTGGCTGATCATCCTGAGCGACTCGATGAATTTCTTGCCCGCCGCCCGGCCGCCCTTGATGCCGAAAGAGACGATCGAGCCCGCGCCGCGTGGCAACAGCCGCTTCGCGAGCTGATGGTCGGGATGATTCTCCAGCGCCGGATGCAGCACCCAGTCGACCGCCTTGTTGGCGGTCAGCGCTTCCAGCACCGCAAGCGTGTTGCTCATGTGGCGCTCCATGCGCACGCCCAGAGTCTCCACGCCCTGCAGCAGTTGGAACGCATTGGTCGGCGACAGGCAGGCGCCGAAGTCGCGCAGGCCCTCGGTACGGGCGCGCATGATGAAGGCCGCCTGTCCGAACTGCTCGTCGAAAACGATGCCATGATAGCCGGCATAGGGCTCGGTGAGCTGCGGAAACTTGCCGGAAGCATGCCAGTCGAAGTGCCCGCCATCGACGATGACGCCGCCGATCGCGATGCCGTGGCCGCCGATCCATTTGGTCGCCGAGTTCATCACGATATCGGCGCCGAGTTCGATCGGGCGGCTGAGGAAGGGCGTCGCAAAGGTGTTGTCGATCAGAAGCGGAATCTTGGCGTCATGCGCGATCTGCGCGACTTCCGGAATGTCGAGGACTTCCATCCCGGGATTGCCGATGGTCTCGCCGATGATGAGCCGCGTGTTCGGCTTGATCGCGGCACGAAATTCGTCGAGCGCGCGTGGCTTGACGAAGGTGGTCGTGATGCCGAAGCGCGGCAGCGTGTGCGCCAAGAGATTGATCGTGCCGCCATAGAGCGAGGAGGAGGCGACGATGTGGTCGCCGGCGTTGAGGATGGTTGCGATCGCCAGATGCAGCGCGGCCATGCCGCTCGCCGTGCAGATCGCGCCGACGCCGGCTTCCAGCGCGGCCAACCGCTCTTCGAGGACGGCGGTCGTCGGATTGGAGATGCGGGTATAGATGTGGCCGGCGCGCTCCAGGTTGAACAGCGCCGCGGCGTGGTCGGAATCCTGGAACACGTAGGACGTGGTCTGGTAGACCGGAACGGCGCGGGCGCCGGTTGCGGGGTCCGGGCGCTGGCCGGCATGCAGGCTCAGGGTTTCAAAGGCAGGCGGCTTGGGTGCGGGCATGCGGGGCTCGTCAGATCATTGGTGGCGGGAAGGTATTCGATAGCTCAGACGTGCACGGCTGTGCGGACGCGGCCGGCATTGCCGAACACGCGCAAGTAACGTTCGATCTCGGACGGCGTGCCGGTGGCCTTTTCGGGATTGTCTGAGAGCTTGACCGCCGGCCGTCCATCGACCGACGTCACCTTGCAGACCAGCGAGATCGGGTCGAGATCGGCGGAACCATCGGGTGCGCAGCCGACGAAATCATTGGTGAGGTTGGTGCCC encodes the following:
- a CDS encoding cytochrome P450 — protein: MAEALRKLASIDVSDPHLYQDDIWRPLFAQLRRDDPVHYCEASPFGPYWSVTRYDDIFAVELDHENYSSSSELGGIQVADQPKGREISNFIRMDPPGHTAQRRTVAPIVAPSNLANFEPLIRKRTSDVLDALPRNETFDWVERVSTDLTNMMLATLFDFPWEDRMKLTWWSDVAIANVDSPDAVVHSEAERYDELARMGEYFRKLWDARAEASPTFDLISMLAHSEATRNLQPREFIGTMALLIVGGNDTTRNSMSGGLMALCENPEQFELVRARRELIPNLVSEIIRYHTPVLHMRRTARNDVKLAGRSIAKGEKVVMWYISGNRDESKIDRADEFIIDRPKPRQHLSFGAGIHRCVGDRLAEQQIRILWEEILARDLRFEIMGSPQRLYSNFIRGIRSLPVRIVN
- a CDS encoding GMC family oxidoreductase, which codes for MKNDPVDVLIIGAGASGAAVAWSLAETKMHILCLDQGGWMKPSEYPSTGRDWEAKFYGEWSTSPNIRGRPEDYPINDDNSPIKVVNFNGVGGSTVMYTAHWPRLHPSDFKVKTLDGVADDWPIDYDALTPFFEENDRMMGVSGLSGDPLSPLTHPPMPPQPLGLSGPLIGKAMNKLGWHWWPSDTTVATMDYEGRARCINLGHCTPACAQGAKASTDITYWPQAIRAGVELKTHCRVREILTNEHGMASGVVYYDQDGVEQFQPAEVVIIACNGVGTPRLLLNSVSGRFPNGLANSSGLVGKNLMFHPYAQIYGFVKEPTDSNRAPPTCLWSKEFYDTDLSRGFVRGYGIQFGRGAGPVFEAVASEQKGILPWGADHHRVFRKLNGHRLAVSAICEDLPEEHNRVTLDPVLKDSHGIPAPKIDYTISENSRKMMDHGLARGREILEAADATDICINNPIPWGGWHLQGTARMGTDPARSVVNEWGRSHDVKNLFIVDGSVFVTSGGVNPTSTIQAIALYVADQMKQRLANLFD
- a CDS encoding S1C family serine protease, producing MLDFTSDIADDGLSSRTAEPARDNDRVLLDAYSNAVIDVTERVGPAVVRVETGPKVRSARERGGLGSGIVISPDGLVLTNSHVVGSSKEIRLRDTEGFVTDAHVLGVDPDTDLALLRADGARDLRYASLGNSKSLRRGQLVVAIGNPLGFESTVTAGVVSALGRSIRSVSGRTIEDVIQTDAALNPGNSGGPLVSSASEVIGINTAIINGAQGICFAVASNTAQFVLSEIIRHGYVRRAYIGVAGQTAPIPRRHAVVAGVDNKMGALLAQIEPDSPAAQAGLLPGDVVIKLDGVEINGVDDLIRALDRDRIGRTLAMDVLRMGRLRGVDIHPVERKPAARQ
- a CDS encoding alpha/beta fold hydrolase, whose translation is MQLSVNGVDTFVATGGRPFDPSLPAVVMLHGAGFDRSTWALHSRWFAHHDYSVLAPDLPGHGRSGGSPLPTIADMADWTAALLDAAGAPKAKLIGHSMGSLIALEMSARHPDKVSGLSLIGTAATMTVGPDLLKAAEVNNPDAIDMVSIWGLGFKAELGGSLAPGLWMHQGAQRVLQQTRPGVLYSDLNACNTYQNALAAAAQVKVPATFILGERDMMTPAKAGKTLAAATPNSRTVIVPGAGHMIMTEAPDELLAALRQ
- a CDS encoding O-acetylhomoserine aminocarboxypropyltransferase, with amino-acid sequence MPAPKPPAFETLSLHAGQRPDPATGARAVPVYQTTSYVFQDSDHAAALFNLERAGHIYTRISNPTTAVLEERLAALEAGVGAICTASGMAALHLAIATILNAGDHIVASSSLYGGTINLLAHTLPRFGITTTFVKPRALDEFRAAIKPNTRLIIGETIGNPGMEVLDIPEVAQIAHDAKIPLLIDNTFATPFLSRPIELGADIVMNSATKWIGGHGIAIGGVIVDGGHFDWHASGKFPQLTEPYAGYHGIVFDEQFGQAAFIMRARTEGLRDFGACLSPTNAFQLLQGVETLGVRMERHMSNTLAVLEALTANKAVDWVLHPALENHPDHQLAKRLLPRGAGSIVSFGIKGGRAAGKKFIESLRMISHLANVGDAKTLVIHPASTTHQQMDADQLKAAGIGEELVRLSVGIETVSDIIDDLGQALRASQKV